A genomic stretch from uncultured Pseudodesulfovibrio sp. includes:
- a CDS encoding J domain-containing protein: protein MEYRDYYKLLGVSRSASRDEISKAFKKLARKYHPDLNPNNAEAEAKFKEINEAYEVLKDEKKRKLYDQFGSNWEHGQNFQPPPGYENMQYGGGGGFGGGAGFSDFFETIFGGAAGPGGATFRGGFQQGGFGGGGYQQRPRRGSDSEATYEMTLEEAYRGGKKSITVQEQTSGPEGIPRMTTKTLEINVPPGIKDGQKIRLAGQGNPGMGGGPKGDLYLKIRLMPHHMFKVTDADVVLDLPLSPWEAALGASLRIPTLDGAVEMKIPAGIGSGKKLRIKGRGLGAGAKKGDQFVRIMIQVPERLSNEERELWEKMQEVSDFTPRNF from the coding sequence ATGGAATATAGAGATTATTACAAACTCCTCGGGGTTTCCCGATCCGCATCAAGGGATGAAATAAGCAAGGCCTTCAAAAAGTTGGCCCGAAAGTATCATCCTGATCTTAATCCGAACAATGCGGAAGCGGAAGCCAAATTCAAGGAAATCAATGAAGCCTATGAAGTCCTGAAGGACGAGAAGAAGCGCAAACTCTATGACCAGTTCGGCTCCAATTGGGAGCATGGGCAGAACTTCCAGCCGCCGCCAGGCTATGAGAACATGCAGTATGGTGGCGGTGGTGGTTTTGGCGGCGGCGCAGGGTTCTCTGACTTTTTCGAGACCATTTTTGGTGGCGCCGCAGGCCCGGGCGGAGCAACTTTTCGCGGTGGTTTTCAGCAGGGTGGCTTTGGTGGCGGTGGTTATCAGCAGCGTCCTCGGCGCGGTTCCGATTCCGAGGCGACCTATGAGATGACCCTTGAAGAGGCCTACCGTGGCGGCAAGAAATCCATCACCGTGCAGGAACAGACGTCAGGCCCGGAAGGCATTCCTCGCATGACCACCAAGACTTTGGAGATCAACGTTCCGCCAGGTATCAAGGATGGACAGAAGATCCGTCTGGCAGGACAGGGTAACCCCGGCATGGGCGGCGGCCCCAAGGGAGACCTATATCTCAAGATCAGACTGATGCCGCACCACATGTTTAAAGTCACGGACGCAGACGTTGTTCTCGATCTGCCTTTGTCCCCGTGGGAAGCTGCATTGGGTGCGAGCCTGCGGATTCCCACTTTGGATGGGGCCGTGGAAATGAAGATCCCGGCGGGTATCGGTTCCGGCAAGAAGTTGCGTATCAAGGGCAGAGGCCTTGGAGCCGGTGCGAAAAAGGGCGATCAGTTCGTGCGTATCATGATTCAGGTGCCGGAACGGCTTTCGAACGAAGAACGTGAGCTGTGGGAAAAGATGCAGGAAGTATCAGATTTCACGCCGAGAAATTTCTAA
- the upp gene encoding uracil phosphoribosyltransferase produces the protein MALHLVDHPLIRHKVGLLRAYDVSTSHFRTLSNEITRLLTYEATKDFETEKKTIKGWAGDVEVDCIKGKMVTVVPILRAGLGMMDGVFDMIPGAKASVVGFYRDEETLEPVQYYVKLATKIEERTALILDPMLATGGTLDATIRLLKDAGCKSIRGLFLCAAPEGVERILKDHPEVDIYTAAVDERLNDIGYIIPGLGDAGDKIFGTK, from the coding sequence GTGGCCTTACATCTGGTAGATCACCCGCTTATCCGACACAAAGTCGGTCTGCTTCGAGCCTACGACGTTTCAACTAGCCATTTTCGAACCCTGTCCAACGAAATCACCCGTCTTCTGACCTATGAAGCCACAAAAGACTTCGAGACCGAGAAGAAGACCATTAAGGGTTGGGCCGGTGACGTCGAAGTCGACTGCATCAAGGGCAAAATGGTCACGGTAGTGCCCATTCTGCGCGCAGGACTTGGCATGATGGACGGTGTGTTCGACATGATCCCCGGTGCCAAGGCGTCCGTTGTCGGTTTCTACCGCGACGAGGAAACCCTTGAACCTGTCCAGTACTACGTCAAGCTCGCCACCAAGATCGAAGAACGCACTGCGCTCATTCTCGATCCCATGCTGGCCACCGGCGGTACTTTGGACGCAACTATCCGTCTGCTCAAGGACGCTGGCTGCAAATCCATTCGCGGTCTGTTCCTGTGTGCCGCGCCCGAAGGCGTCGAGCGCATCCTCAAGGATCATCCCGAAGTGGATATTTACACTGCCGCCGTCGACGAACGGCTTAATGACATCGGATATATCATTCCCGGTCTTGGAGACGCGGGAGACAAGATATTCGGTACCAAGTAG
- a CDS encoding BON domain-containing protein → MKRHKLVLSSLLMLCLLLSSIAWTPWGAIYGSARDERSVGDQAVDKEISLSIKKSMADKDGEKALQIHVYCFLKHVYLIGAINDTAFQSFAIKTAKATQDVKKVTNYFVKESDTTADDLKITAKVRAALIAEGDLSATQIEQETMNGEVVLLGMVRSKKDAQLAIKTARGVDGVRKVTSFMIPSN, encoded by the coding sequence ATGAAAAGACACAAACTGGTACTCTCCAGCCTGCTGATGCTTTGTCTTCTATTGTCTAGCATAGCCTGGACGCCATGGGGAGCCATATACGGCAGTGCCCGTGACGAACGCAGCGTAGGGGATCAAGCCGTCGACAAGGAAATCTCCCTCTCCATAAAAAAATCCATGGCAGACAAGGATGGGGAGAAAGCTCTCCAGATACATGTCTATTGTTTTCTAAAGCACGTCTATCTTATAGGTGCCATCAATGACACTGCGTTCCAGTCCTTTGCCATCAAAACCGCCAAGGCCACTCAAGACGTAAAGAAAGTCACCAACTATTTTGTGAAGGAATCCGACACCACCGCCGATGATCTAAAGATCACCGCCAAAGTGCGTGCTGCACTCATTGCCGAGGGAGACCTCTCAGCCACGCAGATCGAGCAGGAAACCATGAACGGAGAAGTGGTTCTGCTCGGGATGGTCCGCAGCAAAAAGGACGCTCAACTCGCTATCAAAACAGCCAGAGGAGTGGACGGTGTCCGCAAAGTAACGTCCTTCATGATCCCAAGCAATTGA
- a CDS encoding dephospho-CoA kinase, protein MVEDKKMNIWKRNVDFSDRGVRLDKFWGRELADEGVSRGRVKSWIESGMALVDGQAVTKGKYKLQGGEQVSIGAEDVLVGDQAPESISGDLPVLFEDEHMLVVEKSAGVTTHPAPAESGPTLVNYLLHQWPDIAADVSGMDEQRPGIVHRLDKDTSGIMAVARTEAARLKLASDFAERRVHKVYLAIVYGCPSQPYGTIDAPMGRHPNQKTRMAVVEKGGREARSEYRVLWTGPRGLASLVAVRIHTGRTHQIRVHMAHIGHPLLGDATYGPRENVEWSRRPDSLAALAPRQMLHAFYLSITHPVTGEKITRWQAPPEDFQALLSGLTRECLRVGIVGMPGCGKSTLLESLRGLGLPCFSADDSVAALYGPDGDGASMIRQRFGGRYTLEDGSVNKPELFRAMETSETMRREVMDLIHPMVRHACEEFFAMHRDEVSAYAEIPLLLESGWHKTGRVDMVAGVSCPEEKRTGELREKRRLTPETLAVFDSWQWPEPDKLAACDLVLNNAGGVEDLLAEAEKLRDYASDKADRRNREFEGWMEGLWPDLAEEFAAEGADA, encoded by the coding sequence ATGGTTGAAGATAAAAAAATGAACATATGGAAGAGGAACGTGGACTTCTCGGACAGGGGAGTGCGTCTGGATAAATTCTGGGGGCGCGAACTGGCAGATGAAGGAGTCTCACGCGGACGGGTCAAATCCTGGATTGAATCCGGTATGGCTTTGGTCGATGGACAGGCCGTGACCAAAGGTAAATATAAATTGCAGGGCGGCGAGCAGGTTTCCATCGGGGCCGAAGACGTGCTGGTGGGAGACCAAGCCCCCGAATCCATTTCTGGCGATCTGCCTGTGCTGTTTGAGGACGAGCATATGCTCGTGGTGGAGAAAAGCGCAGGAGTGACGACGCATCCTGCGCCCGCTGAATCTGGTCCGACGCTGGTCAATTACCTGTTGCATCAGTGGCCTGATATTGCAGCCGATGTATCGGGCATGGACGAACAGCGTCCCGGCATAGTGCATAGACTCGACAAGGATACGTCCGGCATCATGGCTGTTGCCCGGACCGAAGCAGCTCGATTGAAACTGGCTTCGGATTTCGCCGAACGCAGAGTGCACAAGGTGTACCTCGCTATTGTGTATGGTTGTCCGTCCCAACCTTATGGCACCATTGATGCGCCCATGGGACGTCATCCGAATCAGAAGACACGCATGGCTGTTGTCGAGAAAGGCGGACGCGAGGCCCGGAGCGAGTATCGTGTCCTTTGGACCGGTCCGCGAGGTCTGGCCTCGTTGGTGGCCGTGCGTATTCATACAGGGCGCACCCATCAGATTCGTGTGCACATGGCGCACATTGGACATCCGCTTCTGGGCGATGCGACATATGGTCCGCGGGAAAACGTCGAATGGTCGCGGAGGCCCGACTCCTTGGCCGCACTGGCTCCGCGACAAATGCTTCATGCCTTTTATCTTTCCATTACACATCCCGTGACAGGCGAGAAGATCACGCGATGGCAGGCTCCGCCTGAGGATTTCCAGGCGTTACTGTCCGGGCTGACTCGTGAGTGTCTGCGTGTGGGGATCGTCGGTATGCCCGGATGCGGCAAGTCCACTCTGCTTGAATCCCTGCGGGGCCTGGGGCTTCCATGTTTCAGTGCAGATGATTCTGTGGCCGCACTCTATGGTCCGGATGGCGATGGCGCTTCCATGATCCGGCAACGGTTCGGTGGTCGCTATACCCTTGAAGACGGCAGTGTGAACAAACCGGAGTTATTTCGAGCCATGGAGACTTCGGAGACCATGCGCCGAGAGGTCATGGATTTGATTCATCCGATGGTTCGTCATGCGTGTGAAGAGTTTTTCGCGATGCATCGTGATGAGGTCTCCGCCTATGCCGAAATTCCGCTTCTATTGGAGTCTGGATGGCACAAGACGGGACGTGTTGACATGGTGGCAGGTGTGTCTTGCCCGGAAGAAAAACGGACAGGTGAACTGCGTGAAAAACGGCGACTGACTCCAGAAACCCTCGCTGTGTTCGATTCCTGGCAGTGGCCTGAGCCAGACAAGCTCGCAGCGTGTGACCTTGTGTTGAACAATGCCGGCGGTGTTGAAGACTTGCTTGCCGAGGCTGAGAAGTTGCGGGATTATGCCAGCGACAAAGCTGATCGTCGTAACCGAGAGTTCGAGGGGTGGATGGAAGGACTGTGGCCCGATCTGGCCGAAGAATTCGCGGCCGAGGGAGCGGATGCATGA
- a CDS encoding chaperone modulator CbpM has protein sequence MTTRKLQEMLMHLPGLHLPERSEYVAWSELVQLTNIEPATVAELVDLGWISPKKTSAEEYLFRLRDVYRIHKLMRLVNDLGVSFNSGSIIVDLLDRVEELEKEVIELKRLV, from the coding sequence ATGACGACACGAAAACTTCAGGAAATGTTGATGCATCTGCCCGGTCTTCATCTGCCGGAGCGAAGTGAATATGTAGCGTGGTCGGAGTTGGTTCAATTGACCAATATCGAGCCTGCTACGGTGGCTGAACTGGTCGACCTCGGTTGGATCAGCCCCAAGAAGACAAGTGCGGAGGAATACCTGTTCCGACTGCGTGATGTCTACCGTATTCATAAGCTGATGCGTCTGGTCAATGACCTGGGTGTTTCATTCAATTCCGGTTCCATTATTGTGGATTTACTGGACCGTGTGGAAGAATTGGAAAAAGAAGTCATAGAGTTGAAGAGGCTTGTATAG
- the clpB gene encoding ATP-dependent chaperone ClpB produces the protein MDPNTFTKKTQDAVSEAQNLAIRSGHQQIDCEHLMHALVTQEQGLVPQILRKLGVAPDAYLGAIDAEIAKMPRVTGSGARPDQIVVTPRMQKALVAADDMRKRMKDEYVSVEHVFVTLVDESQSSGVGRVNKQFGLDKNKVFGALEEVRGKQRVTSDNPEATYDSLKKYGRDLVEEARSGKLDPVIGRDSEIRRVIRILSRRTKNNPVLIGEAGVGKTAIAEGLAQRIVHGDVPEGLKEKTVFSLDMSALIAGAKYRGEFEERLKAVLKEVQESAGQIIMFIDELHTIVGAGKTDGAMDAGNILKPMLARGELHCIGATTIDEYRKYIEKDPALERRFQTVLVEEPNVEDTISILRGLRERFEVHHGVRIADGAIVEAAVLSNRYITDRQLPDKAIDLIDEAAALIRTEIDSQPYELDKANRQIMQLEIEREALKRESDKASRERLVELEKKLAELKEHQSALLAQWENEKGGIERLRSLKEEIETTRRDIDEAKRVHDYNRAAELEYGRLNALEKDLNERNEALESGDTPRMVREEVGPDDVAQIIARWTGIPVSRLMEGEREKLLKLGDMLHERVIGQDQAVQAVADAVLRARAGLKDPSKPIGSFIFLGPTGVGKTELCKTLAAALFDSEDNMVRIDMSEYMEKHTVARLIGAPPGYIGYDEGGQLTEAVRRKPYSVILFDEIEKAHHDVFNVLLQILDDGRLTDSHGRTVDFKNTIVIMTSNLGAEYMLDGIDQTGEFREGVEEQVMEVLRRHFRPEFLNRVDETVLFRPLTPVQLAGIIDLLVTGLRSRLEDRKIGLILTDKAKAFIAESAYEPSFGARPLHRYLQAHLETPLAKLLIGGELIDGTTVTVDEQGGVLVFV, from the coding sequence ATGGATCCGAATACTTTTACGAAAAAAACTCAGGACGCCGTTTCCGAGGCCCAGAATCTGGCAATTCGAAGCGGACATCAGCAGATCGACTGCGAACATCTCATGCACGCTCTGGTCACGCAGGAGCAGGGACTCGTTCCCCAGATCCTGCGTAAGCTCGGAGTTGCACCCGATGCCTATCTTGGCGCCATTGACGCCGAAATCGCCAAAATGCCCCGTGTGACCGGCTCTGGTGCACGCCCTGATCAGATCGTGGTCACTCCGCGCATGCAGAAAGCGTTGGTTGCGGCCGACGACATGAGAAAACGCATGAAGGACGAGTACGTGTCCGTTGAACACGTGTTTGTGACCCTCGTGGACGAGTCTCAGTCTTCTGGTGTGGGACGCGTTAACAAGCAGTTCGGGTTGGACAAGAACAAAGTTTTCGGTGCGCTTGAAGAAGTACGCGGCAAGCAGCGTGTAACCTCGGACAACCCGGAAGCCACCTATGATTCGCTCAAGAAATACGGACGAGATCTCGTGGAAGAGGCCCGGTCCGGCAAGCTTGATCCGGTCATTGGTCGGGACAGCGAGATTCGTCGCGTTATCCGCATTCTTTCCCGTCGTACCAAGAATAACCCGGTGCTTATCGGTGAGGCCGGTGTCGGCAAGACAGCCATCGCCGAGGGGTTGGCCCAGCGTATAGTCCACGGTGATGTGCCTGAAGGACTCAAGGAGAAGACTGTCTTCTCTTTGGATATGAGTGCGCTCATTGCCGGGGCCAAGTACCGTGGCGAATTTGAAGAGCGACTCAAGGCCGTTCTCAAGGAAGTGCAGGAGTCTGCTGGACAGATAATCATGTTCATCGACGAACTGCATACCATTGTGGGCGCGGGCAAGACCGATGGGGCCATGGACGCAGGCAATATCCTGAAGCCCATGTTGGCGCGGGGCGAGTTGCACTGCATTGGCGCAACCACTATTGACGAATACCGTAAATATATTGAGAAGGACCCGGCACTTGAACGTCGGTTCCAGACCGTGCTCGTGGAAGAGCCGAATGTGGAAGATACCATTTCCATCTTGCGCGGATTGCGCGAGCGGTTCGAAGTGCATCACGGTGTGCGTATTGCGGACGGGGCCATTGTGGAAGCAGCAGTGCTGTCCAACCGATATATTACTGATCGGCAGTTGCCGGATAAGGCCATCGATCTCATTGATGAGGCCGCAGCGTTGATCCGTACGGAAATTGATTCTCAGCCGTACGAGTTGGACAAGGCCAATCGCCAGATCATGCAGCTCGAAATAGAACGTGAGGCGTTGAAACGGGAGTCGGACAAGGCGTCCCGTGAACGATTGGTCGAACTGGAAAAGAAGCTGGCTGAGCTCAAGGAGCATCAGTCCGCCTTGCTGGCCCAGTGGGAAAACGAAAAGGGTGGTATTGAGCGGCTGCGCTCTCTGAAGGAAGAGATCGAGACCACTCGTCGTGATATTGACGAAGCCAAGCGTGTGCACGATTACAACCGTGCTGCCGAATTGGAATATGGTCGTCTGAACGCACTTGAAAAAGATTTGAATGAGCGCAACGAAGCCCTGGAATCCGGGGATACGCCGCGCATGGTCAGAGAAGAGGTCGGGCCGGACGATGTGGCGCAGATCATAGCCCGGTGGACTGGTATCCCGGTTTCCCGACTGATGGAAGGAGAGCGCGAGAAACTGCTCAAGCTCGGTGATATGCTGCATGAGCGGGTTATCGGTCAGGACCAGGCTGTCCAGGCTGTGGCTGATGCGGTTCTTCGTGCCCGTGCAGGACTCAAGGACCCGAGCAAGCCCATTGGCTCGTTCATCTTTCTTGGTCCGACGGGTGTGGGCAAGACCGAGCTGTGCAAGACCCTTGCTGCTGCTCTGTTTGACTCCGAAGACAATATGGTTCGTATCGACATGTCCGAGTATATGGAAAAGCACACCGTGGCCCGGCTTATCGGTGCGCCTCCCGGCTACATCGGGTATGACGAGGGTGGTCAGTTGACTGAAGCCGTCAGGCGCAAACCCTATTCGGTCATTCTGTTTGACGAGATTGAAAAGGCGCATCACGACGTGTTCAACGTGCTCCTCCAGATTCTCGACGACGGACGGCTGACGGATTCCCATGGTCGGACCGTGGATTTCAAGAATACCATCGTCATCATGACGAGCAACCTCGGTGCAGAATACATGCTTGATGGTATCGACCAGACCGGCGAGTTCCGTGAAGGTGTGGAAGAACAGGTTATGGAGGTTCTGCGTCGACACTTCAGGCCGGAGTTTCTCAACCGTGTGGATGAAACGGTGTTGTTCCGTCCGCTGACTCCGGTTCAGCTCGCGGGAATCATTGATTTGCTGGTGACAGGGTTGCGGTCTCGTTTGGAAGATCGTAAGATCGGATTGATTCTGACAGACAAGGCCAAGGCGTTTATCGCTGAATCAGCGTATGAACCGAGTTTTGGTGCGCGTCCCCTCCATCGGTATTTGCAGGCTCACCTGGAAACTCCGTTGGCAAAGCTGCTCATTGGCGGTGAATTGATTGACGGAACCACTGTCACTGTTGATGAGCAGGGTGGTGTATTGGTGTTCGTGTAA
- a CDS encoding rhomboid family intramembrane serine protease gives MIPIRDNVPRVTTPFGVGLIIVTNALVFLYTQTLGPLDIASLYHVFGVVPARFFSPDWAAWAGYPDTLGWPLFSYMFLHGGWLHIIMNMWMLWLFGDNIEDVTGHGQFVLFYLLCGLAAVSLHMVFESDSTIPIVGASGAVAGVMGAYVFLYPHGRVTILVPIIIIPLFFQVPSAFFLSIWFISQIASGLSSSVQQGAHGVAWWAHVGGFIAGAVLIRWFRRPGYCKYCYNPDTKDYDEET, from the coding sequence ATGATCCCCATTCGTGACAATGTGCCGAGGGTGACCACCCCGTTTGGGGTGGGCCTCATCATTGTCACCAATGCGCTGGTTTTTCTCTACACTCAGACGTTGGGACCGCTTGACATCGCATCCCTCTATCATGTGTTCGGGGTTGTCCCCGCCCGGTTCTTTTCTCCTGATTGGGCCGCATGGGCAGGGTATCCCGACACGTTGGGGTGGCCGCTTTTTTCCTACATGTTCCTACATGGGGGCTGGCTGCATATCATAATGAATATGTGGATGCTCTGGCTGTTCGGAGACAACATTGAAGACGTGACAGGTCACGGTCAGTTCGTATTGTTCTATTTGTTGTGTGGTTTGGCGGCGGTGAGCCTGCATATGGTGTTTGAATCGGATTCGACCATTCCTATTGTTGGTGCGTCCGGGGCCGTGGCCGGAGTCATGGGGGCATATGTTTTCCTGTATCCCCATGGCCGGGTGACCATCCTTGTCCCGATCATTATTATTCCGCTTTTTTTTCAGGTGCCTTCAGCCTTCTTCCTCAGCATCTGGTTCATTTCACAAATTGCGTCGGGGCTTTCGTCATCGGTACAACAGGGCGCGCATGGCGTAGCATGGTGGGCGCATGTCGGCGGCTTTATAGCGGGAGCGGTTCTTATTCGGTGGTTCAGGCGTCCGGGTTATTGCAAATACTGTTATAACCCGGACACAAAGGACTACGACGAGGAAACATAG